The Corynebacterium callunae DSM 20147 genomic sequence GATGGAACCAACCGCTACCGGACGCGGCTTTGCCGCGCAAGGTCGTAACTTAAGTGAAATGCTTAACGCCCTGCATCTGGGCGTCGAAAAGCGCCTTAATGCTCTTGCCCTGAGCTCGGAAGCAGCTGTTGTACAGGTGCAGGAATATGCCGGAAGTGACAAGAATTTTGCGGCCGGTTTAGAGGGGATTGACCGGGGATGAATGAGATTATTGAAGGCTATAAAAAGGCTGTTGAATTATTAAGTTCAGCTAGTCGGGGGCTTTATGGGCAGCCAGCGGTTCCAATTGGAATTTTGCGCGAGGCTCATGGCACCATCGAAGGTTTGGATACTGCTGCTATTAGAACTGCTGGTAGTCGTGCCGGGGGTGGGACTGAAACCGGCGGAGTGCAGGGCTGGGTCGCGGAAATTTTGAAATATGTGGGTGGTATCGCCGGCGGAATTGTGGTTACCGAGCTTTTTGAAAGAGCCACCGATTGGTTTAGCAACCGTGATGAAGCTGAGGAAGTGGGGGAGGCCTCGGGAAAAGCTGCTGATGCTATTGATACGGCAGTTGATGAATCTGATCAGGGAATGAAAGAGATCATTGCGCAGCTCATCGGTGTTATTGAGCAATTAACCGCAACCTTGGGTGCGATTGATCCAGCTGAACATCCACAGGCTTTTTCAGAATGTGTGGCCGCTGGTTCTGGCCTTATTGATCAAGCAGGTGAGATGATTTGTGGTTTGTGCGCCGACCGAGATGAAGCGATTTCGCAATGCTTAAATGCTTTAAGTGATCATGCAAAAAAGGTATGTGAAACTCCAATTGCACCCCTTAAAGATGCCGTATCGGGCTCGGGGGTTGCTACTGCAGCAGCTAGTGCTGGCGGCATTGTTAGTGCTGATGCTTCTGCTGCTTCTTCGAGTTCCTCAAGCTCTGGAGGAGAGACAAACACGGAGGATAAAACAACTCCAGCCAGTGTAGATAAAACTACCGAAACTCAAACCGCAGACGAATGCGAAGAAACAAAAAAGTGTGAAACCGAACCTGCGAAAAAACCAGTAGAAAAGCCTGAGACTCCAAGCGCAGCGGATTCTGACTCGAAGGTTAAAAATGCGGAAAAAGATACTGCGGTAGCCGAAGACTGTGCTCCGGAATCTGCTTCTGAAAAGCCGAGCGCTGAAGATGATTGTGATGAGGCGCCGGCAAATGAGCAAAAAGAGGCACCAGCTGTGGAAGCAGTTTGTGATGAAGCGGAACCCTGTGATGAAGAGCCTCCAGCTCCGGTGGAAGATGATAAAGAAAATCCCGAGCCTGTAGCGGAGAACCCTTCAAATAATGGCGTGAAAACTGTCCTGGGGGTTATCGGAATTGGCGCGCTGGTATTAGGCGTCGGGGCGATCGTGAGTTTTATTGAACAGGCTATTGCAGTGCCCGCGGAGCTTCCGTTGCCTCCGGCAGAAACTCCTCCGGCAGCGCCTGAACCTGCAGCACCGCCAAAAATGACTGAGGCGGAGTTAGCAGCGGTGCCTGAACCTGCTCCGAAACCTATTCCCACCGCGAGTGCTGCAGCAGCACCAGCTGCCGTTGCACCGGTAATAAATCCGCCTTCAGCACCAGCGCCAACTCCAACACCTGTGCAATTTAATGCTGCGCCGGTGGACACTCCGTTGATTGGGGCGGCTGCCGGAGCGGTGCCCAATGTGAATGTGCGTAAGTCTGGAGGCTGGTGACTTTATGGAATACGCAGAATTTATCCGGCTTTTTAGACAGCGGGCAGCGAACAGAATGGAGGAATTTGAACAGGCTTTGGCGGCTGCCCAACAACAAGCGACGCAATCATTAGACACTGTGGAGAAATCTAAAAAACCGGCTGTACCTCTGGAAAGAAAGGTACAGCCGGTGAAAAGATCAACCCGTGGCCGGGGACCTGTACAGTCCATTTTGCGAAACGTCTAAAGCGTCACAAAACGTCGAGAACTGGGAGCCTCGAGAACTAAATCCTAGGAAGCGATTTCTTGGTTCTTTTCATTAAGGAAGGCAAAGGGGGAGTTGTCTTTAGGGAAAGCATGTTCTTGAAGTTCCTGACCAAAGTAGGACTTAACCTTCTTGGCCTCCGCGGTGGGATCGGAAAAAGCCTTGTATTTCTTTTCCTCGGCCAAGGTGTGCAGCAAGAAACCGGTGATCAAGCCACGAACCGTTTCTTGGGCGCCAGTTTGAGGACGGCCAATTCCAGCGAACAATTGGAAGAGGGCATCTTCAGAAAAGCCTTGTTGAGTGCCCTTTTCCATCTCGCGGTAAGCCACGTGTCCAGCCCAGTTGGCAGCGAGCTTGCTGGCCTCAGGTGTTTCAAAAAGACTGAGCTGGGCAGAGCCAATAACCAGGCCTGGAGCTTTAACACTAAATGCTGCATCAAGTGCAGAAGGGGAGGTCTTAGCGGGGTAGATAGCACCAACTGCATGGACGATATCGCGGTTAGCGGCAGCCAAAACCGCTGCACCTGCGCCCATGCCATGTCCAATAACACCCAAGCGGGCTGGATTAACGGTGACATTTCCAGAACCCAGCTTCACGCCACCCAGAATTTGCATGGCGGAGTCTAGATCAGAGGCAAAACCTTTATGGTCTGGCATAAATCCAGTTTCGGTATCTGGAGCTGCAACGGCGATTCCCCAGCTAGCCAGGTGTCGCAAAGTTTGGTGATAATGCTTAATTGGTTTGAGCCAATCATGGCCAAAAGCTACACCTGGAATGCCATTTCCTTCGGCGGGGGTGTAGATCTTGCCAGGTAGACCTGCATAATTGAGATCGCCCACGAGGACGCGATAAGGACCGCGCTTGGACAATTTGGATAGATGTTTATTCAGATTCTCAGCCACGCTGTCCAGAATAGTGGAAAGCACCTGAGAGTTCGTGAACCTGGCACTAACTAAGCACTAACTCGGCTAAATTCCTAGGGAGTCAATAGCTATTGGCAAAGAACAAAGTGGCACAATTGGAAAACATGAATCTCTTGACCAAACGCATTGATTTGGATGCGATCGCCCATAACACTCGGCTGCTCAAAAATCTGGCAGGTCCCGCGAAGCTCATGGCCGTGGTCAAGGCAAATGCTTATAACCATGGCGTGGAGCGCGTGGCTCCGGTCATTGCGCAAAATGGCGCTGATGCTTTTGGCGTGGCAACCCTCGCGGAGGCGCTGCAGCTGCGCGAAATCGGTATTAAGCAGGAAGTCCTGTGCTGGATTTGGTCGCCTGAGCAGGACTATACCGCTGCAATTGCGCAGAATATTGATTTGGCAGTGGTTTCTCCTCAGCATGCGCAGGCACTGATTAACACTGATGCTAAGCACATTAGGGTGAGTGTAAAGATCGATACTGGTTTGCACCGATCTGGTGTTGATGAGCAGGACTGGCATGAGGTTTTTAGCCAGCTGCACGCTGCCCCTCATATCGAGGTCACAGGCCTTTTCACGCACCTTTCCTGCGCCGATGAGCCGGAAAATCCAGAAACTGATGCCCAAAATGACGCTTTTCGACGCGCCCTCGCCGTAGCCCACAGCGTGGGCCTTGAGGTACCGGTTAACCACATGTGCAACTCGCCGGCAGCGCTCACCCGCCCGGATCTACATTTCCAGATGATCCGTCCGGGTCTGGCTCTTTATGGACTGGAGCCTATTGAAGGGTTGGATCATGGATTACGCCCAGCCATGAGCTGGGTGGGGCAGGTGACCGTCGTAAAGCCTATTGAGGCCGGTCAGGGCACCTCCTATGGCCTTACCTGGAGGGCTGAGGACTCCGGTTTTGTGGCGGTTGTCCCAGCAGGTTATGCCGATGGCATGCCACGTTCGGCGCAGGAGAAGTTTGCTGTGACCATTAATGGCGTGGATTATCCGCAGGTGGGTCGTGTGTGTATGGACCAATTTGTCGTTTACTTGGGTGAAAATCCCCAAGGTGTGCAAGCTGGTGATAGTGCCGTTATTTTTGGCGCAGCGGGCCAAAGCGCTACTGAATTAGCTGACAATATTGGCACCATTAACTATGAAGTTGTGTGCCGTCCCACTGGTCGCACCGTGGCCACCTATGTGTCTGAAGGAGAAATTGATGAAGCCTGATTTTCCTACTTCCGGAACCCGTCGCTTTGAGGAAGCCGCTGATACCCAAGCTTTTGGCGAGGAGGTTGGTCGTGCTCTAGAGGCTGGCGATGTGGTGATTTTGGATGGGCCACTGGGCGCTGGAAAAACTACCTTTACCCAAGGTCTGGCGCGTGGTCTGCAGGTGAAGGGGCGCGTGACCTCGCCAACCTTCGTCATTGCCCGTGAACACCGTTCTGAAGTTGGTGGCCCAGACCTTATCCATATGGATGCCTACCGCTTATTGGGCGAAGATGATGAGAGCGCAGATCCCATCGGAGCGTTGGATTCTTTGGATCTAGACACTGATTTGGATTCGGGTGTTGTGGTTGCTGAATGGGGTGGGGGACTAGTGGAGCAAATTTCTGAGTCCTACCTGTTTATCTCCATTGACCGCGAAACTGCCGTTGCCGAGGATCCAGATTCCGAAGCACGAATTTTTAACTGGGAGTGGCGCAGCGGTCAGATTGTGTGATTCTGTCCGTATCTGTTGTTTTACTTCTGAAACTGCGGGATCATAGGAAGTAGTGAAAAGTACTTTCTA encodes the following:
- a CDS encoding poly(ethylene terephthalate) hydrolase family protein encodes the protein MAENLNKHLSKLSKRGPYRVLVGDLNYAGLPGKIYTPAEGNGIPGVAFGHDWLKPIKHYHQTLRHLASWGIAVAAPDTETGFMPDHKGFASDLDSAMQILGGVKLGSGNVTVNPARLGVIGHGMGAGAAVLAAANRDIVHAVGAIYPAKTSPSALDAAFSVKAPGLVIGSAQLSLFETPEASKLAANWAGHVAYREMEKGTQQGFSEDALFQLFAGIGRPQTGAQETVRGLITGFLLHTLAEEKKYKAFSDPTAEAKKVKSYFGQELQEHAFPKDNSPFAFLNEKNQEIAS
- the alr gene encoding alanine racemase, coding for MNLLTKRIDLDAIAHNTRLLKNLAGPAKLMAVVKANAYNHGVERVAPVIAQNGADAFGVATLAEALQLREIGIKQEVLCWIWSPEQDYTAAIAQNIDLAVVSPQHAQALINTDAKHIRVSVKIDTGLHRSGVDEQDWHEVFSQLHAAPHIEVTGLFTHLSCADEPENPETDAQNDAFRRALAVAHSVGLEVPVNHMCNSPAALTRPDLHFQMIRPGLALYGLEPIEGLDHGLRPAMSWVGQVTVVKPIEAGQGTSYGLTWRAEDSGFVAVVPAGYADGMPRSAQEKFAVTINGVDYPQVGRVCMDQFVVYLGENPQGVQAGDSAVIFGAAGQSATELADNIGTINYEVVCRPTGRTVATYVSEGEIDEA
- the tsaE gene encoding tRNA (adenosine(37)-N6)-threonylcarbamoyltransferase complex ATPase subunit type 1 TsaE, with amino-acid sequence MKPDFPTSGTRRFEEAADTQAFGEEVGRALEAGDVVILDGPLGAGKTTFTQGLARGLQVKGRVTSPTFVIAREHRSEVGGPDLIHMDAYRLLGEDDESADPIGALDSLDLDTDLDSGVVVAEWGGGLVEQISESYLFISIDRETAVAEDPDSEARIFNWEWRSGQIV